The genome window TCGATCTGCTCCTGTGGTCGCGAAAGACCGGGGAGATACTAAAATAGGATGCCATGCGCGGGATCGGAATGAATAAAATAATTCTTGCCGTGACTTCGGCGCTGGCCGTGTTCCTTGCCGGCATCAGTGCTTCTGCCGGAGAGTGCCATTACACCGACCGGGATGGCGCGGTTCACTTCGTCAATGACATTTCGCAGGTGCCGCCCGAATACCGGCATCAGGCAACGAATGCCGCATCCCTTCCTGATGCGAGCATCGTCGGTCGTCCCGGTCCGGCCAGGAGCGAATGGCCGCGGGACCCGATCTCCCCTGACAGGCCCGAGCGAAGAAAACAGCCCTTTGACGGCACGGTCGAAGTCTTCATGACGTCGTGGTGCGGATACTGCAAGAAGCTAACGACATTTCTCGACAGCAAGGGGATTCGCTATAAGACGTTCGACATCGAAAAGGACAGCGCAGCGAACAGGACCTATAAGGAGCTCGGAGGACGCGGCGTTCCCCTTTCCCGCATCGGGGGAGTTCTGGTGAACGGATACAATCCTAGTGCGATTCTGAAAACCATCGAAGACCAACAATAAGGTTGCTGGAATACAGCGGGCCGCGCCCTGCGGTCGTCCGCGGCAGGAACGGCAGCGCAGGGTGAGGGGCGGGGTCACGGAGCAAAGGAA of Nitrospirota bacterium contains these proteins:
- a CDS encoding glutaredoxin domain-containing protein, translating into MNKIILAVTSALAVFLAGISASAGECHYTDRDGAVHFVNDISQVPPEYRHQATNAASLPDASIVGRPGPARSEWPRDPISPDRPERRKQPFDGTVEVFMTSWCGYCKKLTTFLDSKGIRYKTFDIEKDSAANRTYKELGGRGVPLSRIGGVLVNGYNPSAILKTIEDQQ